The DNA sequence CTCGCCTTCGCCTCGTAGTTTTATCTAAAatgatgatgtcgcccgtgttatatgagacgaaagGTTTTAATTTCCGTGAGAAAAATctgcattcttaaacacttgagaatgttcttgcaatcttattggttcttacccgtgtgatatgacacgatattacATACCTTAATGCGTGCGTGTCGACGCGttactcgtacgcgctatttgaaggtgcatagcaacaacgggacatCGATTCTAAGccataggtaattccttgtaaaatgtagtatttaatttgattaaaatatttaatatgaattgaagtgtttaagaatgcgaataaaggtattgtttttagccgctgtcgtgtatATTTCGTGTCATATAtaacgcgacatcattattttggcgTCAAACAACTCGCCTTCGCCTCGTAGTTTTATCTAAAatgatgatgtcgcccgtgttatatgagacgaaagatacacgacagcggctaaaaacaatacctttattctctaattataaaCCTTTGACCCTTATATCTCTGTTACCATAAGTTGTAGATAATAGAAACTATACTTTTTAAAATCCATGTGACAAGACGGATCGTTTGATATGCATTTACAGTATTCCAAGCATTTTTAATTTCGACCCCTGTATTatggatcccccccccccctctggaaCTAGCCCACACTTTtgtgagggacataggagcttgtGTTATTTCAATTATCTCAAAGAACCGATATCAACCCTCAATAATTCCTCTGCTCTCGgggtcatatggaaaggtttctatacaaaaacgattctcttataaaccatctacgcacagtttccatggccacctcgatacacctgaacacacattttcgtctaagagcttccaagcagagaacagcaagcagtgaattgtctccacgctgtctttgattacactacacggttgagtccatagcatcgtatgagctgtggagcttttagctggaaaatgggcctctgtaattgttttttgtcgaaacctcaagtgttcccttcatccaatcagaatttgttttatatcaaacgaaagctaagacttcccctaaaacacttttcgtcacaaGGTCAACagattcaatgttatagcaaggcgaatgtggtaaatctgttgaaaactacctattaatatccaagcacaatttttgaccaaaatgtaggttttaaaattcaaaacctcaagttttccttacaatatttgtcaaattttatgtcattaaatgaaaaagcacactgagcaatgagcaatggccaattctctttaaattgcaaatcttgtacaaaatgttactattttcgcctgttttgtcatacggttgtaaataatcaatgaactatgactttgcttaagagcgcttacaaattgatataaaCGATCATCACCTGGTATGTTACGACACAAAGTTAATGGGGCTTCCAAAGAGAAAATTCGCCAACGAGTAAAATTTCACTGAaagtaataatcatgataatgtatatattttcaatttcacatgactcgataatttgaaaaaaaatctactaAATCAAAACGATTATCACCTGGAATGGTTCGACACAAAGTTAATACCAAAGAAAGGTTGTCATTAAGTAAAATTTCACTGAAAGTGGTAATAATGATTATGCATTTTCAATTTCACATGAAAAGATATATTTAAAAACACATTCACAAATCATAATGATAATTACCTAGTATGTTGCAACACATTATTTTCAATTTCACATGACTCgataatttgaaaaacaaaatctacTAAATCAAAACGATTATCACCTGGAATGGTTCGACACAAAGTTAATACCAAAGAAAGGTTGTCATTAAGTAAAATTTCACTGAAAGTGGTAATAATGATTATGCATTTTCAATTTCACATGAAAAGATATATTGAAAAACACATTCACAAATCATAATGATAATTACCTAGTATGTTGCAACACAAAAGTTAATGGGCCTACCAAAGAAAGTTCGTAAAATTTTGCTGAaggtaataatcatgataataccagGTTGAACAAATTCACCAGCATCGGTAGAATAAAACAATCAAAatgttcttatttctgatccaaataaattgcatttactgtgtacgtttcgataacctCTGTGTTCTTTGTCAACACTGAATAAAAACgctctgattttgatcaaaattacgtatttatactttttatattttgtatcattTTGATATTGAAACCCTCAATTACAGAACTGAGCGTTCGCCTTGTTGGAGGAGGTACCAATAATGAAGGAAGAGTTGAAATCTTTTACAATAACACCTGGGGAACTGTATGCGATGATTATTGGGACCAAGATGACGCCACTGTAGTATGCCGTCAACTGGGACTACCTACTGATTTAGTAACAGCGTATAGCGAAGCATTCTATGGTTCAGGATCTAGTGCCATTTGGTTAGACGATGTTGACTGTTCAGGATTGGAAAATAGTTTAATCAACTGCACTTATCCAGAATGGGGAAGTCATAACTGCGACCACAGTGAAGATGCGGGTGTTTCGTGTGAAAATGGTGTGGtattagttttaaaatattttaattcatttttaattATCCTGATAATTGAATTGTAAATGAGCAACATGTAAGATGTCAAAGTCTTCTTGAAAACAGACAAGATAAATTATACTTGATAGAAACAAAATAGATTAAAAAAACTACAATAACCATCCCCAAGAATAccaaaaaaattatacaataagATTAGATGTTCTTCTGAATATGTGTGAATGAATTTGTTACTTCCCAACGGTGTTTCATTAACAGTAAGTCGGTAGTTCTGAATGGTGGTTCTGAGTGGGGAGAACCTGGTACAAACCCGCGGTGCAGGTCTGTAGATTCAATATAGAGCCCCGCAGGGCGTGGAAGCAAGGgtaaatgtaacacattttaacaCCAAAATAATATATCAATTAGTAAATTGTTGGGGCCAGTCTGGAAATTTTATGCAaaccaataaaaaacaaaacaaaacaaaacaaaaacgataTCCATTTTTGCACAGCAGCAGAGACAGCCCACTACcgtaaataaaacaaacaagaaatgtctttaaaaaagacaatgcctccaagataccagtgggcaccttttgttattagttaaggagacacttataatgctagctttaaggtaactcTATtgtatatagatttttgtctgattgaaatatgtgagtccattctctcctgattacaagactgaaaattttattttattcggatattcggttaccaaaatatatggcctatCAAAATGGCGcaaaaccaagaagttggcaacaaatttcttttatttttgttatgcaatgttgtcaggtaggccttattttctaattatatatgcaagaattgtacaaagtaaaatgttcagatcggctacaaaataagatataaaacccatggatgcctttttccatgcaaatttccatttgcataattaattagggccctaatcaatttttctaataagtggccctaattaattatgcaaattgaaatttgccaaaacgcaaccgtaattttgtagtacagtgtgtgttctacccatgtaggcctaccatgcctcagtactatagctcttttaattgtatctgaaatctgtactttgcataattcatgcatgtaattagcaaatcatctggcaactggacttaaaaatatagaaaataaaaagaaagttgtagcCAATTTTtcgttttggtttcgcgccattttgacaggccattatatctcaagaaccgaatgtaatctacagggcataagatttaacatattatttaaatagaaagaaaatctaaatttgtgtattagccaatagggccacggtcacctaaagccatcttgcaatcttgcagataattctgatgtatgaaataagaccttcaaactttcagatatgaagagttccagatgcaggcagccgtttctggttttttttaaatactatgcccaagttgtatcaagagtcatttctcgtggattttttgactgaaaattacgattgtaacgtttcagagtaacaaattttcgtatcagatttttttatgcttgtttattatattttgtattcaagactaaaataatattaatattattatatttagggggtctttttataggccattactcttttgtatgtgtaattgaataaaaaatcaaaaacattattgttttattttgtttccttcatttgtgctttgtcttgcatcgaaagggccaatatcaacaccttgtttgtaagaattattgtgtggggaaagatgaatcttgcattttatttttatttttatctttacaaacaaaaagcaaatttctcagtcaaagtcttgaaacggtcatgggtatgcatgcaaaaatattacaacagtactcagtagaacataaaaaactgatacatgaccaaccacgcatgggaattggggaaacACATATtctaaaacgaattattccgaaatatatcaacgcaataaaattgcaatactttagtacatgtatttgaacagcaatgaagccggccataggcgcggctaggcgtatcataccatacattgcagttcaaatgcatcatgatcatgattgtggcctagtcgagcctagcatgcatgccagtcggtctgctgactcgccgcggcacaaaaatacctccaattttgcacaaaacaatccatgatgtcaaattatcacatccaaagtgtcgccatgaacgtcagcttcaacttctccagccaaagtttttgcattgataatcaggtttcatgtaatcatgaaattaaaagcttgtttgatgtgtattcccattgccacagcataacggttttccaatttgtcttctacgataaagctgctgatgagcgctgaggctacaacctataattaaagaccgaattaaaaagtctagtttgcgtctgacgtcatgacaaaggcgcgccgtgattggttgctgacctgcgcagtatggcatttttggtctggttgacaggacggcatacgcaagctagtctttttaattcggtcttcaattatacaacatatgagtttgaaaatattctaatgcataattcattaacttgatagacccacgccattggcgccacgtgctaggtgtttctagaatccctatagtataagattaattttaatgctaatttattgcacatgctgaggaagcgtgattacctttttgaacattcggaaatggcgataggcgaatttatgtatggcgcagagaggtgggggatatatattgggctctcaatattgggcggaaattagagtacttgtgaGAAtataatttgtacaatcggcctacatgccgcgcaatgtgcggcattttaggtgtcaatttcaaagcaaactacctccttcGGAGGCAGAAAAACTTCCGGTAGTGGAACTGTACCGGGTTTTTACCACACATGTACCACCATAGTTCTGATTGATTTTCTTGTTTCTTGTTAGTCACCGGTGTTCTTCATatcgccccccccaaaaaaaaaaaaaaagacaaagctATGGTAGTTGGTTAATAAAATAGTTGGACTGTACACCAAGTTCTAATTCCAAATATCAAATACATCATTGTTTAGCCTCTGCGAGCTCTATTCAACATCAATTACGCATTGTTGGCGGGCCTAATAGCTATGAGGGAAGAGTGGAAGTATATTATAACAATTCGTGGGGAACAGTATGCAATGACTATTGGAGTATTAACAACGCCAAAGTTGTATGCCGCCAAATCGGACTGCCGTATACTGTTGCTAAACCAATCGGAAATGCTCCATTTGGACCAGGATCGGGACAGATATGGCTGGATGATGTTGTCTGCAATGGATCAGAAAGTAGACTGCAAGAATGTAATCATAACGGATGGGGTATCAACGATTGTGGACATTATGAAGACGCCAGTGTTGGCTGTTATAATGGTACAGaatttaaaaataacaataatactatacttagcatgcttagtgtaCAGACATTGTAAAACGACGTTATTTCCCCctttaatttgtatataaatgtTAATATGAAATTATGCAATGCACATATTGCACGTGGCGTGGTAGAAAACTGGCCTGAAACGTCTCAAATGCATATAAATCGATCGGTTTACGACAAATATGTATTTTGGGTTATGAAAATGATCTCGGAATTTTGATCCATGAACTTTCCCACGGTGGACCAAATTTAGATAAAAAATTATCTCAATTTCTTTTAACTACATTTTTGTCCACCGTGGGAAAGTGCATAAATCAAAATTCCAACTTAATATTTATAACCCAAATACATAGCCAACAAATTGTCACACATCGCTCCTGCTCAAGCTATTTCCGGTCCTCGAACCCACGATCTTGGGCGCCAgcatatagaccaaaagaggataTCAACGTCATGTCTATCCACTAACGCATTTATACCTCTCTATGACAATATAATAGTCCTATTTCTGGTAAACCGATAAAATTATGTGTACTTGAGACGTTTCGGCCAGTTTTCTACTACGCCACGGCCATTTCTAATAGCAACAGTAGGTTATGGCTCTCTATGTTATTTCACTAAGTAAACATGGCCTATAATGCTGACAAATTGCCTCTTTTTTGTGTTTCAGTAAGCAACCCATGTGACAGTGCACCGTGTCTTAATGGAGGGGTTTGTAACAACCAAGGTACCTCATACACATGTGCATGCCTGGCAGGTTATGAAGGATCTAATTGTCAACATAATAATCCAAGTAAGTAATAACTATCAAGTGATTTAGAATTTATATTACTAATTGATAATTCACTTTGGGCAAAATCAAAAGCAGGTTAATACTGGaaacagttaagggggtactacacccctgaccaattttgtgcctatttttgcatttttctcaaaacttatatagcgcattggtgacaagtaagatatatatattataggggcaaggactatacaactactgtactgaaaattttatttcagcacagacaacagtggagttacagtcaaaaatgagggaaaaccaatatttgatcaataaatcaataaatcaataaatacttgccttgagttgctaaattttcagtgcagtagttgtagtccttgcccctataatatacatatcttacttgtcatcaatgtggtataatttttgagaaaaatgcaaaaataggcacacaattggtcagggtgtagtacccccttaagcaacgTAAATATTGCAATACGTATTATTTTACTGATGCTTTGGTGTGttttataattattcaaaaaGTTAATCAAGTTTTACCCACataaacataattatacatatgtaGCAGACTAGTCTCGTGATTTAATATGAAAATATCCGTAAAATCGGTCTGCGTTGTTTAGTATGCAATTAACTATTATAATCCATGCGTATTATGTACTTGGTCACATTCAaacacagtggcggcgccaggaatttttttttcggggggggcaaaattgccaaattttgcgcacaattgccgcaaaaagtggaaatttacgtgatttgtgGTATATTGCCTCAAAAAGGGGAGGGTATAAACTGGGgcggcaagaaaaatatttggggggggggggggaagtgccCCTAGCGCAGACACTGTTCAAACACCCTTGCTACAAGATAATCTAATAAGTACTTGTGACATATCTTAATATGTTGTCAAATATACAGATAATGATATCATAATCGTCACTGACCTTGACTCAGCGAAGATTTTTACAGGGCCGATGAGTACACTACAACTGGTTGAAATCCCTCTACAAAACGTACAACGTCCAGTAGCTGTTGACTTTGATCCTGTAGATCAATTGGTGTACTGGACAGATGTAACTACTAATACAATAAACAGAGCATCTCTAGATGGTTCAAACCAACAAGTTGTTATTTCAAATTTGTCAGGTTTGTTTATGGTGTTGTATATATTCTATAGATATTAATAACGTGTATGACAAAGTGAACTTCTACtgcaataatatatttaaaaacgATCTACTGTAATAATATATTCAAAAGCAAAGTATTGTTTGAATGTAATTAATTGATAACAATAATTAtgttgttaataataatatttttttctgtttttacaGACTTTTTCTGGGCCTTTTTtaacatacatttttttaaacgtaATACCTGTACTGAACCAGCAAGTTGCCATTTATATAATTTGCTTTGTTCTTTTACAAGGCAAAGtacaaattatttgaaattttgtCGTAATGTTGTAGTTTTTAAGGAGGATGATCATTTTTATAGACATATTCAGAAAGAAATTCCCGCAGCATGCTATTTgtcaaattcaaattaaaaaataataatattgttcaatattaagaaaatattttaaaaaccgcACATTTTTAGCAGTGTAGACACAATGCTTTCATTCCTTAGATCCAGAGGGGCTTGCATTAGAAACGGTGAATAGACAGTTCTTCTGGACAGATACTGGTagtaataaaattgaaaaagcTAACATGGACGGTAGCGGAAGGACGCCTATCATAGATCAGAATTTGGATGAGCCAAGGGCAATCGTGGTAGACGTACAACGAAGGTAAATCTACTAAATT is a window from the Amphiura filiformis chromosome 12, Afil_fr2py, whole genome shotgun sequence genome containing:
- the LOC140165903 gene encoding scavenger receptor cysteine-rich domain-containing group B protein-like, giving the protein MDGLTIILVVFLFVTMVLSTKELSVRLVGGGTNNEGRVEIFYNNTWGTVCDDYWDQDDATVVCRQLGLPTDLVTAYSEAFYGSGSSAIWLDDVDCSGLENSLINCTYPEWGSHNCDHSEDAGVSCENASASSIQHQLRIVGGPNSYEGRVEVYYNNSWGTVCNDYWSINNAKVVCRQIGLPYTVAKPIGNAPFGPGSGQIWLDDVVCNGSESRLQECNHNGWGINDCGHYEDASVGCYNVSNPCDSAPCLNGGVCNNQGTSYTCACLAGYEGSNCQHNNPNNDIIIVTDLDSAKIFTGPMSTLQLVEIPLQNVQRPVAVDFDPVDQLVYWTDVTTNTINRASLDGSNQQVVISNLSDPEGLALETVNRQFFWTDTGSNKIEKANMDGSGRTPIIDQNLDEPRAIVVDVQRSRFFWTDWGTSPKIERANMDGSVRATLINSDLQYPNGLAIDFTGNLMYWCDAGMNRIEVADVNGQSRRIIATTTSVDIHPFDIGIYNNDIYWSDWGLHRLAKVNRYNPEDVTTEGQPVFNKAGGLHIFKAIGIQLAGGSNSNEGRVEVFHNNVWGTVCDDSWGTNNAIVVCRQLGLPYTAAQTLGTAAFWKGSGQIWLDEVDCSGSESSLEDCDHNGWGTHDCGHTEDAGVLCSD